In the Mesorhizobium sp. WSM2240 genome, CGCGAATGCAGCCAGCCGCGTCGCCAGGCCGAAAACCAGCAGAATCGGTAACAGGATTTCGGCCGAGCCGGTGGCGAACGCCACGACCGCAGGTGCGGGGAAGGGATAGGGGCCGCCCGGCAGATGAAGCTGGAACTCTGAGCTGAAAAGCAGCACGGCGACATCGTTCAGTTGCAGGAAGCCATCCCATTTATTCACCCCGGACCGCCAGAAGGGAACCGCAAGGGCGCAACGCAGGGCGAGTTGGGTCAGGGACGGTAGGGCCACCATGCGAATGATGGCGTTTACCCGTTCGGCGAACCAGACGATCCCCCGTTTGCCGTTTCCGGCTGCGGTCTGCCGATCAAAAGTCATCGTCAACCTCCAGAATTTGCAACGGCAAAGGCTCCGGCATCGAGGAGCCCGGCGATATTGGTGGCAAGGTCGAAATCCGGGCTGTCTGCCAGCGCCGCCGCGGCGGCTGCGCCGAGCGGTTCTCCGGCGATGAGGCTCGTCAGAAAGACAGCACCGCCCGCCGGCAGGTGCCTGACGGTCACCTCCTGAACAGGCCTCGTCACCATCGCATCCTCCGGCCCGGCCGCCTCGATCCGCCCGACTGGGCCAGCACTCCGGTTGGCAGCGAAAATGGTCACCGCCGGGTAGTTCGAGCGCACGATCCGGGTCGCCGGATGAGGAATCAGAACGGTGTTGGCCAACCGCTGCGGTGGAATTGACGCCAGAATCTGGGGCGCCAGCGGTTCGGCGTCGGCGGCGTGGTAGGCGTCGAGCCAAGCCCGTTCGATCCGCGCAACGTCCGCCAGCCAGGGCATTTGCCTTGCGTGTTCATAGCCTTCGATAAACGCCGGAAAGTCGCGGCCATATTCGAACAATAGCGGCGAAGTAGGCGGGTTGGCGCGCACGTGAAAGCGCGCCAACGCGCGGAAGAAATCCGCGCCCGTGATGCGCATCGTCGCGGGAAACGAAGCCGCCAGCGCATCGATCAGGCTGACCGTCACATTGTTGCGGTAGACGTTGTAGCGCTTTCCGGCCGCCTTGCCGTTCGGCCCGGCGATCGAGGCGGGAGTGGCGCTGGCAGGATCGAGCAGGGCGGGAGCAAAGACAGCCGCATAGCAACGCCGGCTGCCGAAATCCTGCTCGCGATATTCAACGGACTGCATGGGCTTTTCCGGCTGCAAAACGTTGCGCATTACGGTCCAGGATCGCCTGAGCGGCGGCGGCTTCCGCCTTGAGGATGGGCCAGTCGGGGATGTCGCTGTCCCACTCGACCAGGGTCGGGATGGGTCCGCACTCGCCTGTCACGAGATCGAAGAGTTTCCAGACCGCGTCGGCCACAGGTCCGTCATGGCTGTCGATGAGCAGGAGATCGCCTTCGTCGTCTTTCTGTTCGGCGTGCCCGGCCAGATGGATTTCGCCGACATGTTCGAGCGGAAAATCGGCGAGATAGCTCAGCGCGGAGTAGCCTTGATTGGTGGCCGAAACGAAGACGTTGTTGACGTCGAGCAGCAGGCCGCAGCCGGTGCGCCCGACCAGGCCGCGGATGAAATCGGCCTCTCTCATTGTCGATTCTCGGAAGACGACATAGGTCGACGGGTTCTCGAGCAAGATCGGGCGACCGATCGCCTCCTGCACTTCGTCAATGTGATCGGCGACGCGGGCGAGCGTCGCCGACGTGTAGGGCAGAGGCAGCAGATCGTTGAAGTAAGTCGTGTCGTGCGTCGACCAGGCCAGGTGCTCGGAAACGAGCGCCGGCTCGTAGCGGTCGATGAGCGCCTTGAAGCGCGCGAGATGCGCCTTGTCGAGCGGCTGTGGTCCGCCGATCGACATGCATACCCCGTGGAGCGACACCGGGTAGTCGTGCCGGATCCGGGTGAGAGCATGGTGAGGGGCCCCGCCCGCCCCCATGTAGTTTTCGGCATGGACCTCGAAGAAGCCGCCCTGCCCGCCGTTGGCGAGGATGGCCGGCAGATGCTCATGTTTGAGGCTCGTGCCCGCGAGCCCAGCGACGGGATGTGTCGGAAAGCGGAGCGCTTCTGAAGCGGGCGAAGCCGGGGCCAGAACATTCATCGTCGCCTCCGCTTTCGGGCTTGCATCCGGCTCAGGATGGGACGTCGCGCGCCAGCGGTTCCAGCGAGCCCTGGCGGTCTCCCGGCAAATCCATCGTAGTGCAGGTGCCGCCGTCCACGAACGTCCAGGCATTGCCCTGGTAATCGACGGTCGAGGTGCCCTGGCAGGTCGTGCCCGGAC is a window encoding:
- a CDS encoding DUF692 domain-containing protein, which codes for MNVLAPASPASEALRFPTHPVAGLAGTSLKHEHLPAILANGGQGGFFEVHAENYMGAGGAPHHALTRIRHDYPVSLHGVCMSIGGPQPLDKAHLARFKALIDRYEPALVSEHLAWSTHDTTYFNDLLPLPYTSATLARVADHIDEVQEAIGRPILLENPSTYVVFRESTMREADFIRGLVGRTGCGLLLDVNNVFVSATNQGYSALSYLADFPLEHVGEIHLAGHAEQKDDEGDLLLIDSHDGPVADAVWKLFDLVTGECGPIPTLVEWDSDIPDWPILKAEAAAAQAILDRNAQRFAAGKAHAVR
- a CDS encoding DNA-binding domain-containing protein, whose protein sequence is MQSVEYREQDFGSRRCYAAVFAPALLDPASATPASIAGPNGKAAGKRYNVYRNNVTVSLIDALAASFPATMRITGADFFRALARFHVRANPPTSPLLFEYGRDFPAFIEGYEHARQMPWLADVARIERAWLDAYHAADAEPLAPQILASIPPQRLANTVLIPHPATRIVRSNYPAVTIFAANRSAGPVGRIEAAGPEDAMVTRPVQEVTVRHLPAGGAVFLTSLIAGEPLGAAAAAALADSPDFDLATNIAGLLDAGAFAVANSGG
- a CDS encoding DoxX family protein — protein: MTFDRQTAAGNGKRGIVWFAERVNAIIRMVALPSLTQLALRCALAVPFWRSGVNKWDGFLQLNDVAVLLFSSEFQLHLPGGPYPFPAPAVVAFATGSAEILLPILLVFGLATRLAAFALLLMTLVVQLTVPDGWPLHITWAAMALGIMAWGPGRISLDHLIARRIAGQ